A DNA window from Candidatus Eisenbacteria bacterium contains the following coding sequences:
- a CDS encoding zf-HC2 domain-containing protein produces the protein MNCRSAESLFSALIEDELSQNERRSLETHLLSCRKCSVSLKETRAALELFQSLPLEDTSPHFEEDVMVRIRSGEGLRPSLIEWARGFLAPPAWLRPVAVAGAGACAVWVAALIVYPALNRDPSVAPVASIETKAPSATESPSTVTPDAPAVSAGQGTSPAPSGTEIASGTATRVRALPPATSEPRQAQPPDLATVSSQATAQGPTGGSEIPNPGTGYVDEYITDQFYLDRGNGGSGAPSITPVSGRPSDDVYIIF, from the coding sequence ATGAACTGCCGGTCTGCCGAGTCCCTCTTCTCCGCGCTCATTGAAGACGAGCTGAGCCAGAACGAGCGACGCTCGCTCGAGACGCACCTCCTCTCCTGCCGCAAGTGTTCGGTGAGCCTCAAGGAAACGCGCGCCGCCTTGGAGCTCTTCCAGAGCCTTCCCCTGGAGGACACGAGCCCTCACTTCGAAGAGGACGTGATGGTTCGCATCCGCTCCGGCGAGGGGCTCCGGCCCTCCCTGATCGAGTGGGCCCGCGGATTCCTCGCGCCGCCCGCGTGGCTCCGGCCCGTGGCGGTGGCGGGAGCCGGCGCGTGCGCCGTCTGGGTCGCGGCGCTCATCGTGTATCCGGCCCTGAACCGGGATCCGAGCGTCGCACCGGTCGCGTCGATCGAAACGAAGGCCCCATCTGCGACCGAGTCCCCTTCCACGGTCACGCCGGACGCGCCTGCCGTCTCCGCGGGGCAGGGCACGAGTCCCGCGCCGTCCGGCACCGAGATCGCATCCGGCACCGCGACGAGGGTGCGCGCGCTGCCGCCCGCGACGTCCGAGCCGCGCCAGGCGCAGCCCCCGGATCTGGCGACGGTGTCGAGCCAGGCGACCGCCCAGGGACCGACGGGCGGAAGCGAGATTCCGAACCCCGGCACGGGCTACGTCGACGAGTACATCACCGACCAGTTCTATCTGGATCGCGGCAACGGCGGATCTGGCGCTCCGAGCATCACTCCGGTCTCGGGCCGGCCCTCCGATGACGTGTACATCATCTTCTAG
- a CDS encoding sigma-70 family RNA polymerase sigma factor has translation MPLEPLRLKKLDLAELSDEDVMERCAMGSEAAFRALVQRYRTRIMNLVCRFINDRDRAEEISQEVFLRVFRNRERYRKSGKFSTWIFTIAVNLTKNEIRSRVRHKGTFSLDAMEEDSSGQGMSFPDSKPLPDEDLTAHEIGQKVAEALRKIPARYREAVVLRDVEGLSYEEVGQILKIPGGTVRSRINRARLMLKERLKPHLTLEDV, from the coding sequence GTGCCACTCGAGCCCCTGCGCTTGAAAAAGCTCGATCTTGCCGAGCTGAGCGATGAGGACGTCATGGAGCGCTGTGCGATGGGCTCCGAGGCGGCGTTCCGCGCGCTCGTTCAGCGGTATCGGACGCGGATCATGAACCTGGTCTGCCGGTTCATCAACGACCGGGACCGGGCGGAGGAGATCAGTCAGGAGGTCTTCCTGAGGGTCTTCCGGAACCGGGAGCGGTACCGGAAGAGCGGGAAGTTCTCCACGTGGATCTTCACGATCGCGGTGAACCTCACGAAGAACGAAATCCGGAGCCGCGTGCGCCACAAGGGCACGTTCAGCCTGGACGCGATGGAGGAAGATTCGAGCGGGCAGGGGATGTCCTTCCCCGACTCGAAGCCGCTCCCCGACGAGGACCTGACCGCCCACGAGATCGGGCAGAAGGTCGCCGAAGCCCTCCGGAAGATCCCCGCTCGCTACCGCGAGGCGGTGGTGCTTCGGGACGTCGAGGGTCTCAGTTACGAGGAGGTGGGCCAGATCCTCAAGATCCCGGGAGGCACGGTGCGCTCGCGCATCAACCGCGCCCGGCTCATGCTGAAGGAACGGCTCAAGCCGCACCTCACCTTGGAGGATGTATGA
- a CDS encoding tetratricopeptide repeat protein, which translates to MNVTRTSNERLKALLFCGTLALLAGEAAPARAYFFTLYTPAAIQCHVRSQLAEAAGDRVAAIAWAESVTVLDPRSSFARSRVALLCEEIGEDVRALEWGEQALALDSTNADGAMLVGRMRLRSGEAAKAVQVLTPPLRQLGAMPELYALRALANELNRNYEAALADLKRTDVLLPDFAWIATGILGLALEDGRLEEANQALRLALELKPGDPRTLALGVSLAQRRGDLALEETLLRELALGGEPRQEHVAALAGFLVREAKFQDFHQLLSWADARGLREDDIRVDAGQGLLAAGHYRAALEVVKPLKPDARTVPIRSRANLALGEERKALEGYRRNIPGWTFTREESLVVAYLEIRVGDRGKGIRTLEGVRRTPMANPRQVLAASLCYSLLGHPEMAVGLIRESAARGVSSPSVYAELGSTATVLGDSLLAQWAWERLRDLGTETSECLYFLASAELAQGNAPQAIHTLSRAIQLNPKNGRALLLLGSIRQKRGQLEMARELLTRASQCPETVIEANRALARVCRSLRLDSEAREAEARAKSGRPSPPTGLSLFQTR; encoded by the coding sequence GTGAACGTGACCCGTACCTCGAATGAGCGCCTGAAGGCGCTCCTCTTCTGCGGCACGCTGGCCCTCCTCGCGGGCGAGGCCGCTCCCGCCCGCGCGTACTTCTTCACGCTCTATACCCCCGCGGCGATCCAGTGCCACGTGCGCTCGCAACTGGCCGAGGCGGCCGGAGACCGCGTGGCGGCCATCGCATGGGCCGAGTCGGTGACGGTCCTCGATCCCCGTTCGAGCTTCGCCCGCTCCCGGGTCGCCCTCCTCTGCGAGGAGATCGGGGAGGACGTGCGCGCGCTCGAGTGGGGGGAGCAGGCGCTCGCGCTCGACAGCACGAACGCGGACGGGGCCATGCTCGTGGGACGGATGCGGCTGCGGTCGGGCGAGGCGGCGAAGGCGGTGCAGGTGCTGACGCCTCCCCTTCGCCAGCTCGGCGCGATGCCCGAGCTCTATGCGCTCCGGGCTCTGGCGAACGAGCTGAACCGGAACTACGAGGCGGCGCTCGCCGACCTGAAGCGGACCGATGTGCTCCTGCCCGACTTCGCGTGGATCGCGACCGGGATCCTCGGCCTTGCGCTCGAGGACGGCCGGCTGGAGGAAGCGAATCAAGCCCTCCGCCTGGCCCTGGAGCTGAAACCCGGAGACCCCAGGACCCTTGCCCTGGGTGTCTCTCTCGCGCAGCGGCGGGGGGATCTCGCGCTGGAGGAAACCCTTCTTCGCGAGCTGGCGCTCGGCGGGGAGCCTCGTCAAGAACACGTGGCTGCCCTCGCCGGGTTCCTGGTCCGGGAGGCCAAGTTCCAGGACTTCCACCAGCTCCTGTCCTGGGCGGACGCGAGGGGATTGCGGGAGGACGACATCCGGGTGGATGCCGGACAGGGCCTCCTGGCCGCCGGGCACTACCGCGCCGCGCTCGAGGTCGTGAAACCGCTCAAGCCGGACGCCCGGACCGTCCCGATCCGCTCCCGGGCGAACCTGGCCCTGGGGGAGGAGAGGAAGGCGCTCGAGGGCTACCGTCGGAACATCCCCGGATGGACCTTCACCCGGGAGGAATCCCTGGTCGTGGCGTACCTGGAAATCCGGGTCGGAGACCGTGGGAAGGGCATCAGAACGCTGGAAGGGGTTCGCCGGACTCCGATGGCCAACCCCAGGCAGGTCCTCGCCGCAAGTCTATGTTATTCTTTGCTCGGCCACCCCGAGATGGCGGTCGGGCTGATCCGGGAAAGCGCCGCCCGAGGGGTGTCGAGTCCCTCCGTCTACGCGGAGCTCGGCTCCACGGCGACAGTGCTGGGGGACAGCCTCCTGGCCCAGTGGGCCTGGGAACGGCTGCGCGATCTCGGTACGGAGACATCCGAATGCCTCTACTTCCTGGCATCGGCCGAGCTGGCGCAGGGGAACGCGCCGCAGGCCATCCATACCTTGAGCCGGGCCATCCAGCTCAACCCCAAGAACGGCAGAGCCTTGCTACTCCTGGGCTCGATCCGTCAGAAGCGCGGCCAGCTCGAGATGGCTCGGGAGCTCCTGACGCGAGCCTCCCAATGTCCCGAGACCGTGATCGAGGCCAACCGGGCCCTGGCTCGGGTCTGCCGCAGCCTCAGGCTCGACTCGGAAGCCCGGGAAGCCGAGGCGCGCGCCAAGTCGGGCCGGCCGAGCCCTCCCACGGGCCTGAGCCTCTTCCAGACCCGTTAA
- a CDS encoding putative dsRNA-binding protein: MIGAVYLDGGLEPARKLTERLLLREVHEILSDANLANYKSMLQEYVQGEFKTHPQYRISSENGPDHQKLFAVEVVVNGKTLGRGHGNNKKEAEQEAARDALLHFEKLVRGERESDDEGAGERRRRRRGGRGRRGGRNGGPPEATEARGVESRSREERGGRTGRDRRSGRGRREGREGREGREPREGREIHGDSREHREPREPRESRESREPREPREQRPSWEGREPREPRESQEPRESREPREVPEAPRAYEEPSGGSDRGGSPDAAAPDRGTSERSAASSRAESAPWAASHLQSEP; the protein is encoded by the coding sequence GTGATCGGAGCCGTGTACCTGGACGGCGGGCTCGAGCCCGCGCGGAAGCTCACGGAGCGGCTCCTCCTGCGCGAGGTGCACGAGATCCTGAGCGACGCGAATCTCGCGAACTACAAGAGCATGCTCCAGGAGTATGTGCAGGGCGAGTTCAAGACCCATCCGCAGTACCGCATCTCGAGCGAGAACGGTCCCGACCATCAGAAGCTCTTCGCGGTCGAGGTGGTCGTGAACGGCAAGACGCTCGGACGCGGCCACGGAAACAACAAGAAGGAGGCGGAGCAGGAGGCCGCCCGCGACGCGCTCCTCCACTTCGAGAAGCTCGTTCGCGGAGAGCGCGAGAGCGACGACGAGGGTGCGGGCGAGCGCCGGCGCCGGCGTCGGGGCGGCCGGGGACGCCGGGGTGGACGGAACGGCGGGCCCCCCGAGGCAACCGAGGCGCGCGGAGTGGAGTCCCGCAGCCGCGAGGAGCGCGGGGGACGGACCGGGCGCGATCGGCGCTCGGGACGCGGACGCCGTGAAGGACGAGAGGGTCGCGAAGGACGCGAGCCCAGGGAAGGGCGCGAGATCCATGGCGACTCGAGGGAGCACCGCGAGCCTCGGGAGCCACGCGAATCACGGGAGTCACGGGAACCACGGGAACCACGGGAACAGCGTCCCTCTTGGGAGGGTCGCGAACCACGTGAGCCACGCGAGTCTCAGGAACCACGCGAATCACGCGAGCCAAGGGAGGTCCCGGAGGCGCCGCGCGCCTACGAGGAGCCGTCGGGCGGTTCCGATCGCGGCGGATCGCCGGACGCTGCGGCTCCGGATCGCGGCACGAGCGAGCGTTCGGCCGCCTCATCGCGCGCCGAATCGGCCCCGTGGGCCGCATCGCACTTGCAGTCCGAACCTTGA